The Gemmatimonadota bacterium genome has a segment encoding these proteins:
- a CDS encoding stage 0 sporulation protein, giving the protein MIVEVLFKGSRKEFFTWEGEEALPLRAPVIVEADRGEDLGYVHATGELAEKRLAGVPHAPEGGVTLSVRRRATSNEVKRVEELRAEDDVARRESAEKARAAGLAMKVTDAEWRWDRRKLTLYFTAEKRVDFRNLVRDLAAAFRTRIELKQIGVRDEAKRLGGIGRCGREYCSASWLPDLRPVNLGVARDQRLSLNPTQISGACGRLMCCLRYEHDFYVQQRKRFPKEGKIIETGKGEEKVVANDIFRERVTLRNVEGETRIVPLAELRREWKNAPASAQAADEDAPPRRRGHQR; this is encoded by the coding sequence GTGATCGTTGAGGTCCTCTTCAAGGGAAGCCGAAAGGAGTTCTTCACCTGGGAGGGTGAGGAGGCCCTGCCGTTGCGCGCCCCCGTGATCGTCGAGGCCGACCGCGGCGAGGACCTGGGCTATGTGCACGCCACCGGGGAGTTGGCCGAAAAGCGGCTGGCCGGAGTGCCCCACGCCCCGGAGGGCGGGGTGACGCTCTCCGTCCGGCGTCGGGCAACATCCAACGAAGTGAAGCGTGTTGAAGAATTGCGCGCGGAGGATGACGTTGCCCGACGCGAATCTGCGGAAAAGGCGCGCGCAGCCGGGTTGGCGATGAAGGTGACGGACGCGGAATGGCGATGGGATCGTCGCAAGCTGACGCTGTACTTCACGGCCGAAAAGCGCGTCGACTTCCGGAACCTCGTCCGCGACCTGGCCGCCGCGTTTCGCACCCGGATCGAGCTCAAGCAGATCGGCGTGCGCGACGAGGCCAAGCGGCTGGGCGGCATCGGCCGGTGTGGTCGCGAGTACTGCTCGGCATCGTGGCTTCCTGACCTGCGCCCGGTGAACCTTGGTGTCGCGCGTGACCAGCGGTTGTCGCTCAATCCCACCCAAATCTCGGGTGCCTGCGGCCGGCTGATGTGCTGCCTGCGGTATGAACACGATTTCTACGTGCAGCAGCGTAAGCGCTTTCCCAAGGAAGGGAAGATCATCGAGACGGGAAAGGGGGAGGAAAAGGTCGTCGCGAACGACATCTTCCGTGAGCGGGTCACCCTGCGCAATGTCGAGGGGGAGACGCGCATTGTGCCGCTGGCGGAGTTGCGCCGCGAGTG
- a CDS encoding aminopeptidase: MSPRPRDLVRASLLLVAVVALAFLASPMGRYLTRAAWEEARILRNRRSIVALVADTAVSAPLRQRLQLVLDARQFAVDSIGLVAKESFTTYSALARDTRPGPERVPAGHARRPHLVVSGRRALSLQGILRLCRGAARGRRDARSGVRHLPAPGERLLHPRLVQRPPALDDGAPASGSGREHRGARAAAQHCLCARAGGVQ, from the coding sequence ATGTCCCCCCGTCCGCGCGATCTGGTACGCGCCTCGCTCCTCCTCGTCGCCGTCGTCGCCCTGGCGTTCCTGGCGTCCCCGATGGGTCGCTACCTGACGCGCGCGGCATGGGAGGAAGCCCGCATCCTGCGGAATCGCCGATCGATCGTCGCCCTGGTGGCGGATACCGCCGTGTCCGCACCACTTCGCCAGCGCTTGCAGCTGGTCCTGGACGCGCGCCAGTTCGCCGTCGACTCCATCGGACTGGTCGCGAAGGAGAGCTTCACGACGTACAGCGCCCTCGCGCGTGACACTCGTCCTGGTCCTGAGCGCGTCCCGGCGGGACACGCTCGCCGCCCACACCTGGTGGTTTCCGGTCGTCGGGCGCTTTCCCTACAAGGGATACTTCGACTTTGCAGAGGCGCAGCGCGTGGCCGCCGAGATGCGCGATCGGGGGTACGACACCTACCTGCGCCCGGCGAGCGCCTTCTCCACCCTCGGTTGGTTCAACGACCCCCTGCTCTCGACGACGGTGCGCCAGCCTCCGGAAGCGGTCGTGAACACCGTGGTGCACGAGCTGCTGCACAACACTGTCTTTGTGCGCGGGCAGGTGGTGTTCAATGA
- a CDS encoding acetyl-CoA carboxylase carboxyltransferase subunit alpha, giving the protein MANTPTLEFERPIFELEKQIDELRRTAGDQHLSVDEEIAPLQEKLSQLRGEVYRNLTPLQRVQVARSNKRPFTLDYLRLCFTDFVELHGDRLFREDAAIVGGWARLDGETVMVIGHQRGRDTKENLRRNFGMPHPEGYRKALRLMKLAEKFQVPVFTFIDTPGAWAGLGAEERGQAEAIARNLFEMSSLEVPIVATVIGEGGSGGALALGIADRVLMLENSVYSVITVEGCAAILWKDGKSPEMRERAATALKITAPDLLELGIIDEVVPEPSGGAHTNHEATAAALQEALIKNFEELRKLKPEKLVRRRREKFLKMGQFTE; this is encoded by the coding sequence ATGGCGAATACACCGACACTCGAGTTCGAACGCCCGATCTTCGAGCTGGAGAAACAGATCGATGAGCTGCGGCGCACGGCCGGCGATCAGCACCTGAGCGTCGACGAGGAAATCGCGCCGCTCCAGGAGAAGCTGTCTCAATTGCGCGGCGAGGTCTATCGCAACCTCACGCCGCTGCAACGCGTGCAGGTGGCACGCAGCAACAAGCGCCCGTTCACGCTGGACTACCTGCGCCTCTGCTTCACGGACTTTGTCGAGCTGCACGGGGACCGGCTCTTTCGCGAGGACGCGGCGATTGTCGGTGGCTGGGCGCGACTCGACGGGGAGACCGTGATGGTGATCGGTCACCAGCGCGGGCGCGACACCAAGGAGAACCTCCGCCGCAACTTCGGGATGCCGCATCCCGAGGGCTATCGGAAGGCGCTGCGCTTGATGAAGCTGGCCGAGAAGTTCCAGGTGCCGGTCTTCACGTTCATCGATACGCCGGGCGCGTGGGCCGGGCTGGGCGCGGAGGAACGCGGACAGGCCGAGGCGATCGCCCGCAACCTGTTCGAGATGAGCTCCCTTGAGGTCCCGATCGTCGCGACGGTGATCGGCGAAGGCGGATCCGGCGGCGCACTGGCGTTAGGCATCGCGGACCGCGTGCTGATGCTGGAGAATTCCGTCTACTCGGTGATCACGGTCGAGGGGTGCGCGGCGATCCTGTGGAAGGACGGGAAGAGCCCGGAGATGCGCGAGCGCGCGGCCACGGCGCTCAAGATCACGGCCCCGGACCTCCTGGAGCTTGGGATCATCGACGAGGTGGTCCCCGAACCCTCGGGGGGGGCGCACACCAACCACGAAGCGACCGCCGCGGCGTTGCAGGAAGCCCTGATCAAGAACTTCGAGGAGCTGCGCAAGCTGAAGCCGGAGAAGCTGGTGCGTCGGCGACGCGAGAAGTTCCTCAAGATGGGGCAGTTCACGGAATAG
- a CDS encoding ATP-dependent helicase: MADSELPRRYPLPSRESHRAPRDLRDELNAEQAAAATFGTGPLLIIAGAGTGKTRTLTYRVADLLQRGTPPERILLLTFTRRAAEEMLSRVERLVGSAGRQVHGGTFHATGHRLLRRFGPSAGVAADFTIMDQGDAEDLMHLSRAEHGGVEARKKRFPKKESLHHIYSRHVNTDLDIPTILGAGYPAFVDYQAAIERIFADYTERKAARNLVDYDDLLLFWLAMLEGSDALGSRIAGCYDHLLVDEYQDTNTLQARILKGMCRGHANIAVVGDDAQSVYSFRGASFRNILDFPRTFDGTTIVTLEENYRSVQPILDVSNVLISRATERFTKNLWTRRTGGDRPWLVAVQDEPQQTRFVVERILELHEQGMPLREMAVLFRAGYMSADLEIELTNRNIPFDKWGGLKFLEAAHVKDVLAFLRVLENPRDEVSWYRILNLLPGIGEVTARDLMRQLSERGWLIDDFADLPAPSRAREAQRSLGTLLTRLRQAPEGDGHVGRDIARIRALYDDLLREKYDTPEPRLNDLEQLQGIAAGFPSRGAFLAALALEPPQSTQDLGRGTEDDETDALVLSTVHSAKGKEWDAVFLIWAVDGWFPLSRSIGNEEELEEERRLMYVAMTRARNHLAVTYPLNSYNSRRGADYSIDQLSRFLDREVRSLMERVVPKFDGLQQTAPEPAAGVDLRALMRGRFKTDG; the protein is encoded by the coding sequence GTGGCCGATTCCGAGCTCCCACGCCGCTACCCCCTCCCGTCGCGCGAGTCCCACCGCGCGCCACGAGACCTGCGCGACGAGCTCAACGCCGAGCAGGCGGCGGCGGCCACCTTCGGCACCGGGCCCCTCCTGATCATTGCCGGGGCCGGCACCGGGAAAACCCGCACCCTCACCTATCGGGTCGCCGACCTCCTCCAGCGCGGCACCCCACCCGAGCGGATCCTCCTCCTCACCTTCACCAGGCGCGCCGCCGAGGAGATGCTCTCGCGCGTTGAACGCCTCGTGGGGAGCGCCGGGCGGCAGGTCCACGGCGGCACCTTCCACGCCACCGGGCACCGCCTCCTGCGACGTTTCGGTCCATCGGCCGGTGTCGCGGCCGACTTCACGATCATGGACCAGGGCGACGCCGAGGACCTCATGCACCTCTCGCGGGCCGAGCATGGGGGCGTGGAGGCGCGCAAGAAGCGCTTCCCCAAGAAGGAGTCCCTCCACCACATCTACTCCCGCCACGTCAACACCGACCTCGACATCCCGACCATCCTCGGCGCCGGCTATCCCGCGTTTGTCGACTACCAGGCCGCCATCGAGCGCATCTTCGCCGACTACACGGAACGCAAGGCGGCCCGCAACCTGGTCGACTACGACGACCTGCTCCTGTTCTGGCTCGCGATGCTGGAGGGATCGGACGCGTTAGGCAGCCGCATTGCCGGGTGCTACGACCACCTCCTGGTCGACGAGTACCAGGACACCAACACCCTCCAGGCGCGCATCCTGAAGGGCATGTGCCGCGGCCACGCCAACATCGCGGTGGTCGGTGACGACGCCCAGAGCGTGTACTCGTTCCGCGGAGCGTCGTTTCGCAACATCCTCGACTTCCCACGCACCTTCGACGGCACGACCATCGTCACGCTCGAGGAGAACTACCGCTCCGTCCAGCCGATCCTCGACGTGAGCAACGTGCTCATCTCGCGTGCCACCGAGCGGTTCACCAAGAACCTCTGGACACGGCGCACCGGGGGCGACCGTCCGTGGCTCGTCGCCGTGCAGGACGAACCACAGCAGACGCGCTTTGTGGTGGAGCGGATCCTCGAGCTGCACGAACAGGGGATGCCACTGCGCGAGATGGCGGTGCTCTTCCGGGCCGGCTACATGTCGGCCGACCTCGAGATCGAGCTGACCAACCGCAATATCCCGTTCGACAAGTGGGGCGGGCTCAAGTTCCTCGAGGCCGCACACGTGAAGGACGTGCTCGCCTTCCTTCGCGTGCTCGAGAACCCGCGCGATGAGGTCAGCTGGTACCGGATCCTCAACCTGCTCCCGGGGATCGGGGAGGTCACGGCGCGCGACCTCATGCGCCAGCTGTCGGAGCGCGGGTGGCTGATCGACGACTTTGCCGACCTCCCCGCTCCCTCCCGTGCCCGGGAAGCCCAACGGTCGTTAGGCACCCTGCTCACCCGCCTGCGCCAGGCCCCCGAAGGGGATGGGCACGTCGGACGCGATATCGCCCGCATTCGCGCCCTCTACGACGACCTGCTCCGCGAGAAGTACGACACCCCCGAGCCACGGCTCAACGACCTGGAGCAACTGCAGGGGATCGCCGCCGGCTTTCCGTCACGCGGCGCCTTTCTCGCGGCTCTCGCCCTGGAGCCCCCGCAATCCACGCAAGACCTCGGCAGAGGCACCGAGGACGACGAGACGGATGCCCTCGTGCTGAGCACCGTCCATAGCGCCAAGGGCAAGGAGTGGGACGCCGTCTTCCTGATCTGGGCGGTTGATGGCTGGTTTCCCCTCTCGCGCTCGATCGGCAACGAAGAGGAGTTGGAGGAAGAGCGCCGCCTGATGTACGTGGCCATGACCCGAGCCCGGAACCACCTCGCGGTGACGTACCCGCTCAACTCGTACAACTCGCGCCGCGGGGCCGACTATTCGATTGACCAGCTCTCGCGATTCCTCGATCGAGAGGTGCGGTCGTTGATGGAGCGAGTGGTCCCGAAGTTTGATGGACTCCAGCAGACAGCCCCCGAGCCCGCGGCCGGTGTTGACCTGCGGGCGCTGATGCGGGGGCGGTTCAAGACTGACGGCTGA
- a CDS encoding aminopeptidase has product MNTVVHELLHNTVFVRGQVVFNESFASFVGAHGAMAFYRSRGDTAAVRRARDDWEDDKALAAFWSATARSIDSVLAIPGRDSVARIAARDTVYARMRTWLIDEIAPRLRLVDTTRLRTIQLDNAALIARRTYASDLALFDELHRKAGGDLRRTIAVIRSRAADAGDAFAVVRGLVGAGSW; this is encoded by the coding sequence GTGAACACCGTGGTGCACGAGCTGCTGCACAACACTGTCTTTGTGCGCGGGCAGGTGGTGTTCAATGAAAGCTTCGCGAGCTTCGTCGGCGCACATGGGGCGATGGCGTTCTATAGAAGCCGGGGTGACACGGCGGCCGTGCGGCGCGCCCGGGACGATTGGGAGGACGACAAGGCGCTGGCCGCCTTCTGGTCCGCGACCGCGCGGTCCATCGATTCCGTGCTGGCCATTCCCGGCCGTGACTCCGTCGCGCGTATCGCGGCGCGCGACACGGTGTACGCCCGCATGCGCACCTGGCTGATCGACGAGATCGCGCCACGGCTGCGCCTGGTTGACACCACACGCCTGCGCACGATCCAACTCGATAATGCAGCCCTGATCGCGCGACGGACCTACGCGTCGGACCTGGCCCTGTTCGATGAGCTCCATCGCAAGGCCGGTGGCGATCTCCGGCGGACGATCGCTGTGATTCGGTCACGGGCCGCCGACGCGGGGGATGCGTTTGCGGTGGTGAGGGGATTGGTGGGCGCTGGCTCGTGGTAG
- the dnaE gene encoding DNA polymerase III subunit alpha produces MSFVHLHCHSEYSLLDGANRIDDLIRRAKEFEMPALAITDHGNLHAAWEFQEKARKAGIKPIIGMEAYVAPGDRRLKARGALGQKPYYHLVLLARDLKGYQNLIRLSSLGFTEGFYTRPRIDRELLAAYSEGLIVSSACLAGEVATHLENGDVAGAAAVTDWYREVFGDRYYLEVQAHDSGGQATLNAGIFDLARRTGVPVIATNDSHFLGASDHDAHDVLLCIGLGKDREDKERMHYDKGLYFKSAPEVAARFPNNPEVLTNTLAIADACDITFGKKYHVPAFPLPRGIDTENDLLVQLATAGAKARYGDPLPAHVSERLSYELGVITRTGYAGYFLIVADFIRAARDRGIPVGPGRGSAAGSLVAYGLRITDVCPLKYDLLFERFLNPERVSMPDIDVDFCFERRGEVIEYVRDKYGKDAVGQIVTFGTMKSRAAIKDVGRVLGFTPAETDALAKLVPNQPNFSLTVREAIEKIADVKKFYDSEPRYRQLLDYAVALEGLSRHTGVHAAGVVIAPGPLDDYVPVCTQETKGSGGSDGERVIVTQYDMNALEKAGMLKMDFLGLTTLTVIHDTLEAIRAGGKTVPDLDTVPFDDPETYRMLRMGRTVGVFQFESPLATDMLRAMRCDRFDDLVASNALMRPGPLDAGMHKVYQRRKRGEEPVVYQLPELEPILEPTYGVITYQEQVMRIAQVLAGISLAEADVLRKAVGKKDADLIKVELGKFTEKAVGKGHDRRIIEDIAAQIETFGRYGFNKSHSVAYSVISYHTAWLKAHFPAEFMAALLSSSIGDTDSVVKFINEARELGLTVLPPDVNESGYKFTVVGEKGSLFGEVAASGAPAHAPTLPNIAPLSESERLTREKEILGFYISGHPLEPYRAECELFASHLVSALGTWQEGSMTLGCVVSAIKRQVSKKSGNEFARITVEDFSGTAELLVFPEAWAALQDKIRPDVPLLIKGAYGRRDQGADNPTFIVDSVQRFEELRLAGQVAVELVLAGAGAAAAPGAAPVADLTPGVFADIRTVLEGHPGTAPVEVRWSDDNGGAVRLRSRTMKVAASGAALGELRSLLGQDRVRLIRVGG; encoded by the coding sequence ATGTCCTTCGTCCACCTGCATTGCCACTCCGAATACTCGCTCCTCGACGGGGCGAACCGTATCGATGACCTGATCCGGCGCGCGAAGGAATTCGAGATGCCGGCGCTGGCGATCACCGACCACGGCAACCTGCACGCGGCGTGGGAGTTCCAGGAGAAGGCGCGAAAGGCCGGGATCAAGCCCATCATCGGCATGGAGGCCTACGTCGCCCCCGGCGACCGCCGCTTGAAGGCCCGCGGCGCCCTCGGCCAGAAGCCCTACTACCACCTGGTGCTGCTGGCCCGGGACCTCAAGGGCTACCAGAACCTGATCCGGCTATCGTCGTTAGGCTTCACGGAGGGCTTTTATACGCGCCCGCGGATCGATCGCGAGCTGCTGGCGGCCTACAGCGAGGGGCTCATCGTTTCGTCGGCGTGCCTCGCCGGTGAGGTGGCCACGCACCTCGAGAACGGGGACGTGGCGGGTGCCGCGGCGGTGACCGACTGGTATCGCGAGGTCTTCGGGGATCGCTACTACCTCGAGGTGCAGGCGCACGACTCCGGGGGGCAGGCGACCCTCAACGCAGGAATCTTCGACTTGGCGCGCCGCACGGGGGTGCCGGTCATCGCGACCAACGACTCGCACTTCCTCGGTGCCAGCGACCACGACGCACACGACGTGCTGCTGTGCATCGGGCTGGGCAAGGATCGCGAAGACAAGGAGCGGATGCACTACGACAAGGGGCTCTACTTCAAGAGCGCCCCGGAAGTGGCCGCCCGCTTTCCGAACAACCCCGAGGTCCTTACCAACACCCTCGCCATTGCCGACGCGTGCGACATCACGTTCGGCAAGAAGTACCACGTGCCCGCCTTCCCGCTCCCGCGCGGGATCGACACCGAAAACGACCTGCTGGTGCAGCTGGCCACGGCCGGGGCCAAGGCCCGCTACGGCGACCCGCTGCCCGCACATGTTTCCGAGCGTTTGTCCTATGAACTCGGCGTCATCACGCGGACCGGATACGCCGGGTACTTCCTGATCGTCGCCGACTTCATCAGGGCCGCACGCGACCGGGGGATCCCGGTGGGCCCGGGGCGCGGTTCGGCCGCCGGCTCGCTCGTCGCCTACGGGCTCCGCATCACGGATGTCTGCCCGCTCAAGTATGACCTGCTGTTCGAGCGCTTCCTGAACCCGGAACGCGTCTCGATGCCTGACATCGACGTGGACTTCTGCTTCGAACGGCGCGGCGAGGTCATCGAATACGTCCGGGACAAGTACGGAAAGGACGCGGTCGGGCAGATCGTGACGTTCGGGACAATGAAGTCGCGCGCGGCGATCAAGGACGTGGGGCGCGTCCTGGGCTTCACGCCGGCCGAGACGGACGCGCTGGCCAAACTCGTCCCCAACCAGCCGAACTTCTCGCTGACGGTGCGCGAGGCGATCGAGAAAATCGCCGACGTCAAGAAGTTCTACGACAGCGAGCCCCGCTACCGGCAACTCCTGGACTATGCGGTAGCACTGGAAGGTTTGTCTCGGCACACGGGGGTTCACGCCGCGGGTGTCGTCATCGCGCCGGGACCGCTGGACGATTACGTACCGGTCTGCACGCAGGAGACCAAGGGATCGGGGGGGAGCGACGGCGAACGCGTGATCGTGACGCAGTACGACATGAACGCGCTCGAGAAGGCCGGGATGCTCAAGATGGACTTCCTGGGCCTGACCACCCTCACCGTCATCCACGACACCCTCGAAGCAATTCGTGCCGGGGGCAAGACGGTCCCCGACCTGGACACGGTCCCGTTCGACGATCCCGAGACCTATCGAATGCTCCGCATGGGGCGGACGGTCGGCGTCTTTCAATTCGAGTCGCCGCTGGCCACCGACATGCTGCGCGCCATGCGCTGCGACCGGTTTGACGACCTCGTCGCCTCGAACGCCCTGATGCGCCCAGGTCCATTGGACGCTGGCATGCACAAGGTCTACCAGCGGCGCAAGCGCGGGGAGGAACCGGTCGTCTACCAGTTGCCGGAACTCGAGCCGATCCTCGAGCCCACCTACGGCGTCATCACCTACCAGGAACAGGTGATGCGTATCGCGCAGGTCCTCGCCGGGATCTCGCTCGCCGAAGCCGACGTGCTCCGCAAGGCGGTCGGCAAGAAGGACGCGGACCTGATCAAGGTCGAACTCGGCAAGTTCACCGAGAAGGCGGTCGGCAAGGGCCACGACCGTCGGATCATCGAGGACATCGCCGCCCAGATCGAGACCTTCGGCCGGTACGGCTTCAACAAGTCGCACTCGGTGGCCTACTCGGTCATCTCGTACCACACCGCGTGGCTCAAGGCCCATTTTCCGGCCGAGTTCATGGCGGCGCTCCTGTCGTCTTCGATCGGCGACACCGACTCCGTGGTGAAGTTCATCAATGAGGCCCGCGAACTCGGCCTCACCGTGCTCCCCCCCGACGTGAACGAGTCGGGGTACAAGTTCACCGTGGTTGGCGAGAAAGGATCGTTGTTTGGGGAGGTCGCGGCGAGCGGAGCACCGGCGCATGCCCCAACGCTCCCGAACATCGCGCCACTGTCGGAGTCCGAGCGACTGACGCGTGAGAAGGAAATCCTGGGCTTCTATATCTCCGGGCACCCGCTGGAACCCTACCGTGCGGAGTGTGAGTTGTTTGCCTCGCACCTCGTCAGCGCGCTGGGAACCTGGCAGGAGGGGAGTATGACCCTCGGCTGCGTCGTGTCAGCGATCAAGCGGCAGGTCTCCAAGAAGAGCGGGAACGAGTTTGCACGAATCACGGTCGAGGACTTTTCCGGCACGGCGGAATTGCTGGTCTTTCCCGAGGCCTGGGCGGCCCTTCAGGACAAGATTCGCCCGGATGTGCCGCTCCTCATAAAGGGGGCCTACGGTCGACGCGACCAGGGAGCAGACAACCCCACCTTCATTGTGGACTCCGTCCAGCGATTTGAGGAGCTCCGTCTCGCGGGCCAGGTCGCGGTGGAGCTGGTCCTGGCAGGAGCGGGGGCAGCCGCGGCTCCTGGGGCTGCACCTGTCGCCGACCTTACACCGGGAGTCTTCGCGGATATCCGCACCGTGCTCGAGGGGCATCCCGGAACGGCGCCGGTTGAGGTACGTTGGTCGGATGACAATGGGGGGGCAGTGCGGCTGCGGTCGCGGACGATGAAGGTCGCGGCGTCTGGAGCGGCACTGGGCGAGCTGCGCTCGCTGCTGGGGCAGGACCGGGTGCGATTGATCCGCGTGGGAGGGTAA